Below is a window of Brachyhypopomus gauderio isolate BG-103 unplaced genomic scaffold, BGAUD_0.2 sc131, whole genome shotgun sequence DNA.
ACGTTGAGGGTCTGGTCTCACATCCTGCTCTGACTTTGAATGTTGAAGCGGTCTCTGTTCTAACCACTGGGACCCAGGCGGGAGGCCAGCAGCGTGGTTGAAGAACACATGGGTCGATCCCCACCCACAGCTCAGATACCCTTTGTGGTTTCACAGACTTATGTACATGGGTCTCAAACCTGCGAGTCTGTCTCATGCAATAGCAAACCAGTGATGGTAGTTGCAACAAAGGCAAACATTTGTGTGCACCGAGATAAAGGAATGCTCTTTGCAAAAgagcaaaaaaagagaaaaagtaTGGCAAAGCAAAGCACTCACAAATTAACAAAAAGAAAAGTTTTATCTGTTCATTTGCTGTCAGGTAACATATCATACAATTGTACACTGTTGCTGTACATTTTGACTGTAGAATCATGTAAAAATAATATCTTGTATtgaaaaaataatgtaaaattataattatatattttaaaaaattatatgCAACATATTATTTTTTACATCATTATACAGCATATgctatgatatgatatgctgGTTATTTACTGTGTAAAAATTTATATGTATAATCACATAATTCTGTGTAGCGTTATTGTGTTATTGTATATCGTGCTACACTAAACCTCCCCACTTTCATGTTTTCATTTGCAAATATGAACGTGACTTTATTGTCTCTCCAGGAATACATACAGAGTGTGAAATACAAGTGGAGTCTACATCTCACAAATCTGTAATGTTCTTTTAAAATACATACGAATTTCACGTTTTCTGTAAAGCAATTGGATTGTAATACATTAGTAAATGAATTGAAAATTGTTCACATGAAAGTAAGTAAATTGTAGCAAGGCAGCaacagaggagtgtgtgtgtgtgtgtgtgtgtgtgtgtgtgtgtgtgtgtgtgtgtgtgtgtgtgtgtgtgtgtgtgtgtgtgtgtgtgtgtgtgtgtgcgcgccagggtgtgttttgttttcaaacatttttcaaATCAAGACAGATTTCAGATTTGATTGTACCGCTTGGGAGTCTTTATGTTGTAAATGTATATAATCACGTTCCTaagttaaaaatgaaaaatgcactaattattattattattaaagagTTTGTATGCCCAAGAGTCATAGTAACACATCCTGAACAGTTGTTATAGAGGTTTAGTCTGAGCTTGGTGTTCACAGCAGATTCACTTGGATGGTTTTACATCCACATATTTGAAAGAAACACAATACGTAAGTATGCGAGGCTGATCCATGTCAATGCAAGCTAGCATAGCTACACTTTATTTGAAATTTCAGCACATTGTTGTATTTTTAtacactcattcacacattcagacaatataaacaaacaaacagaatgtGACAAGTTTGGCTAAGTAGTGTTATTACTGCATTTTCCAAAACTTGTCCAAACTTGTATATTGCACTTCCTGTGAACAAAAAATACTGAAACAAGTAAGGTCTCAAGAGTATTTGTGGTATACAGATACAGATAAAGTTCATCATACCGTTATATTCGATccctctgcagtgtgtgtacaGCGTCTCTCTAACAGAACAAACAATATGCATCATTTCGTAAATAGCACAAAAGACAATCCTCCAGTTCTATCAATATTAGGCATATGTGACTTTTTGCCACAATATCAAACTGACTGACAATAAGCACAAACACATTTGCTACATTACGCTTCAGTTCTACAACTTTGAAATCACTGGTTATGACTAAAATAAtagtaaaaatacaaaatgatATTTGATTTTTCTTACCATTCTGACATCTGCTTTGAGATTTCTTGTCAGCAGATCtgaaatttaaaaaatatattaaattattattaattattgttAAAGATATTACAAGCTGAATATTTGGTATTACCGTATGAAGAGACACAAACCTCTTGTTTGGGCCTTGTTTTCTTGCTAAAAGAAAAGTACAAACTGTAAGTGAAGTAAATTATGAACTTCTTCTGTAGTGAGTTTTTTGAGTGTTTGTGCTTTTCTTCTTTTACCTCTGTGTAAGAAAACAGTAGCAACAACAACCCCAACCATGATGAGCAACACTGAACCAGGACCCACATACAAAATCCATGTACACACACGATTTAAGCCTGTAAAGAGAACTGAACATTACGACAGCAAAcatactcaaaataaaataacattgcaACATTACACATTCATATCATAACCACATTTTCCTGGTGCCGTTATTACATTGAAAAACATTATATTCTAACCACCTGTTTTCAGGGACTTGGAGAAATTTTTTCCACCAACTTCAACAATGCACTCAATCTGGATGCCATCCATCCAGACGTCTGAAGAAAGAGTAAGAGAAGCTTGTGTGAATTCTGAAAATTCAGTGCGCTCCTTCCAGCCGGATTCTGTCCATCCAGTCTGTGCTGTCCCACTTACAACCCAGAAAATACGAGCCTCATGTGGGACAACCCTGAACACGAGACACTGCAGAGACACGCTAGACTCCAGACTCTCGTCTGGGATGTACAGTGTGATTGTAGGTTGGGTATTGGGTTCTGTGGGTTGACATGAAATTAACATGTAATATAATTTACACACATTTAATACAGATCTGTTGTAtactaaaataaacattaaaacataTACTGATGCCTACCTGTTACAATGACTTTGGAGCCATTGCCTATGTATGCTATAACagaatataaaacactgcagtaGTATGTTCCAGAATCATCTACAGTCACATTGTGGATGAGTCCTGAGCATGAACTATTCTCTTGATCACTCTTGATCACTACAGCGGTGGCCAATTTCAGCTCTCTCATTCTTGGATGTATTTTATACCATGAAATCCCACTGCATGCTGCCATTACACTTTCTGTATTGCACGTCAGTGTAACTGTTTCACCCAGTGGCACTTTGACTACTCCAGGTGTTTGAAACACAGCTGGACAAACACCTGTGAAGCAGACAGTATCGAGACATTGTAAATATGAgacacaaagaaagaaagaaaaattacAAATagcacaaaaaaataaacacaaaacctATAACCTGTAGCATCTCAAGAGCAGAATGAGCAATGTAAAACTACAAAAATGAAATTCATATACAATAACAATGGAAAATATTAAATTTCATCAGTAATATAATTGATGATCATGAATCTTATATTTGATATATATAcacttacttttaaaagcaaataagaaagaaacaaacagtGTCCATGCCATGATGAAAGCCTCAGAGAGCTTTAAGAACCACCTTCTTTTATCTCAGGCTACATCAACAGACTTACATAATCTTACATGTCCATCAGATTTTACATCCCCTGCCACGTAAAATTAACGTCATCAAAATGGACCAGTGTACCAGCATGGAtgttaaattaaaataaaaacgaGGACTCACAGGATACTTTACCAGAATGGACTAGCATAGTAATCAACTGAATACGTAAAACGTGGTATATGATGATCTTTCCTTAAGGTTGACCCATGAAAACTCCAAGCTTGTGAGAATGTATGGTGCAGTGAGGTGTATTCTTCTGTAGCATTGATGTGAAGAAGTATCCACCAACTACAACAGTTTCATTGTGCAATTTCATTTATGGTGCAATTTCATCTGCTCGTTACGCGTTGCACTGCAGTAAGAGAAAACAAGTATCGCTTGTTTTACGCTGCGTTCccgctctgctctctctctctctctctctctctctctctctctctctgtttaatcATCTAAACATTTTGTTAATAATGATTCGAGTAATATTTTTGTCCAAGTCAATAAATGGAAACTTATCTTCCTAACGACAAAATCAGAAAACGTTCGTGCTTATGTTTTGTCACATGATGATGGTATAATAAACAACACAGCAGACAACAGCAGACCTTTCTtgaattatttttaaatcaagACAGCTAGAATACAAATGTAGGCTACTACAGTACAaatccatttttaaaacatagcacaaattaattgtgttcctcttccttgCAGTCCCAATGCTGATATCCTTCCATTGATCGCAGGTGCCCGATGACTTCATTTCTAAGGGTATCGACACTGCACTGCAGCGCACGGTCCGCATTGTTGTAGCCAGAACATTTCAAAGCAAAGTTATAAAAGTTTTTGACTGTAAATACGCGAGGTTAGTGTATGTATAGGTGTTCAGGTATcactttattttacattttagtgTCAGTTGTGTTTTGTCCTCACGCATTCCTACATTCAGAGGATGACAAAACTGAATTTGAGCACGCCTGGCTAAGTAGTGATAATACTACATTTTACAACGTATAGCCTACTGTCCAACTTATACTGTCCAAACAAAAAAACTCAGGTGTTTTTATGGTATACAGATACGGGTGGAGCTCAACACACCGTTGTTTGGTTCACCCGCAGTGAGTCCCCATCATCTTCCTAGAGAATCAACAAAATGCACATAAATCTCTATATTTCTCTCTCACATCTGCATAGCGATCAGGTGTAGCCGACTGTACGTCGCCGAGTCATAACAAAGCCAAAACCTCCAGTACTGCACACATAGAAGAACTTAATAGTTCACATAAGACCTTTATTTACATTAAATACCAAAACCCATaaacaatatttacaaaacattaatatattattatattaatagtTATTCATCAATTATATTTATTATGATTGTGTTATTTATTGAAAATATTAGCCAATTCTATATAATCTTACCCtgattttttgttttattttaccttTCTGACGTCTGCTTGGAGTTTTTTGGCTAGCAGATCTGAAATGAAAATATGTTCTATTGTTAGAAGTGGCATTACTAGCTGCAGTACAATTCCTAAAGTATCTCGTTCTATAGTGTTttgagttggttgtgtttttcgTCTTTTACCTCTGTGTAAGAAACCACAAGCCCAACCATGATGACATTGTTTAACAGCCAGTTTTCAGGTCATTGGAAAAAAATTGCCAGCAACTTCAACTCAATTTATAAAGAGTTAGAGAAGCTGTCCCGGCCTGTGCTGTCTCTCATACGGCCCAGAAAACACGAGCCTTATCCGGTACAAGCCCGAATACGAGGCAGAGACACGCTAGATCCCGGCCTCTAGTCTGGGGGTGCAGTGTGTGATTGTAGGGTACTGTGATCTGTGAacatgtattcattttttagatATCAAGACCAGGTGACATTTAGGCTACAAGCTGTAAATAATTACCATACAGGAAGTGTAGAAACGACCTGTTGTGTAGCCAGATATCGATGCGCAATTACGCACATTATTAAAAGGCTTATTTCATAGTTGCTTGTGCAGATGTGCGCTTCATTTAATATATGTAAGTCTACACTATACAGTTCTACCAACCGGCAGCACGTCTGCATTTGAACACATGTATCTTCTGCATTTGAACACATCTATTACGGATCACAGTTGGTGTCGCAGCTCTGGCTGCAAAAGACTTTGCGAGGTCGATGCTAATCTGAAAATCTTCTTTCCTCCTCCCATGTCTTCTTATTCCTACCTCCACTGTCTGTTCGTCACCGCCGCAGGGAGAAACTGAAACATTAAGCCTACATAAAATAAATCACAAAGAGTGGTAGCTACACAATGATGCATCGGTCCGAGTTGGTCTTCAGTGTGGACTGACGTTTTTGAAGGGTATTTATCAGTCATCTAATGCGCCACTGATAGCTATAAGATAACGTTGTAACTTTAAAAGCAACCGATACTGTAGAGAGAGGACTAGACTTTTTCTTCGATTCATCGACACCGGATCATCGGGTTATTGGGTTCACCTGCAGCAAGTTGGATTATGAGTAAGCTTTTCTTGCAGCGCTTAAACTGGACTAAGTCATAATTCTGCATAATTTTATTCACTCAGAAAAGTTTACCATATGTTtaccaaatgtgtgtgtgtgtgtgtgtgtgtgtgtgtgagagagagagagagagagagagagagagagagagagagagagagagagagagagagagagagagagagaacgtgagCACTACCAGTGCCCGTCTGCTCGTCTGGGTACTAAACACGTTTCGCTATAACCACCACTAGATGGCGCACGTGTCCAAGCCAAAACAGCCGGCGTCACCTTGTTActggtggacaaacaaaaaaaagatgaaCACAGTAAAGGTAGTGTCCTTATCAAGTGTGCGAGCAAGGACTGCACCATTTACACTTTAATTGTCTGTCACTTTTTAAAGGACTCAAGGTAGACGTTGTGTATTGTGCTGGGGGGTTTTATAAGGTCTTTTGcagctattgtgtgtgtgtagaagtgaAGCTGGGTTGAtaagggagagacacagacacaccggagagacacagacacaccggagagacacagacacgctGGACATTATGTGAGTAACTATGGTAACGGGGTGCATGGTTCTCAAGCTTGAATGTGGTTTAAACTAAGTTGGGACGTTTAGCTCGGCTGAGTCACTTGACTTTACAGAGTGAACTGTGTGTTTAGGAAACGTGTTTTTTGCAGATAACGTTAATTAGACGAGGTTGAGGTTAAATCCGTGTCAGAAGGAGCACATGTAACGTGACCTGCTTAGCCAGCAAAACAAGCAGCTAGCTGAG
It encodes the following:
- the LOC143499242 gene encoding immunoglobulin kappa light chain-like isoform X2, yielding MAWTLFVSFLFAFKSVCPAVFQTPGVVKVPLGETVTLTCNTESVMAACSGISWYKIHPRMRELKLATAVVIKSDQENSSCSGLIHNVTVDDSGTYYCSVLYSVIAYIGNGSKVIVTEPNTQPTITLYIPDESLESSVSLQCLVFRVVPHEARIFWVVSGTAQTGWTESGWKERTEFSEFTQASLTLSSDVWMDGIQIECIVEVGGKNFSKSLKTGLNRVCTWILYVGPGSVLLIMVGVVVATVFLHRARKQGPNKRSADKKSQSRCQNERRCTHTAEGSNITEVQYTSLDKFWKMQ
- the LOC143499242 gene encoding immunoglobulin kappa light chain-like isoform X1 is translated as MAWTLFVSFLFAFKSVCPAVFQTPGVVKVPLGETVTLTCNTESVMAACSGISWYKIHPRMRELKLATAVVIKSDQENSSCSGLIHNVTVDDSGTYYCSVLYSVIAYIGNGSKVIVTEPNTQPTITLYIPDESLESSVSLQCLVFRVVPHEARIFWVVSGTAQTGWTESGWKERTEFSEFTQASLTLSSDVWMDGIQIECIVEVGGKNFSKSLKTVLFTGLNRVCTWILYVGPGSVLLIMVGVVVATVFLHRARKQGPNKRSADKKSQSRCQNERRCTHTAEGSNITEVQYTSLDKFWKMQ